The following proteins are co-located in the Candidatus Nanosynbacter sp. HMT-352 genome:
- the atpA gene encoding F0F1 ATP synthase subunit alpha, with protein sequence MSKIDVTELAKSLREKIAQLEATEGLEDTGVVIRVGDGVAWVHGLSSAGYSEVLEIETDGDTVEAFALNLMEDEIGAVILGGEDKVKAGASVRRKGSVLDVPVGEELLGRVVDPLGRPLDDGPAIKTKKRGLIERPAIGVMGRKSVHEPLMTGIMSIDAMFPIGRGQRELIIGDRQTGKTAIAIDTMINQARQKTGVVNVYVAIGQKLSKIARLVDRLKEEGVMDQTIIVATSPSDAASLLYLAPYAGTAMGEYFRDNGGHALMIYDDLTKHAVAYRQMSLLLRRPPGREAYPGDVFYLHSRLLERSAKLSDELGAGSLTALPIIETQAGDISAYIPTNVISITDGQIFLETDLFYQGIRPAISAGLSVSRVGGAAQTKAVKSVGGNLKLGLSQFRELASFAQFGSDLDDATKAQIDRGQRLTELLKQPQYQPMSVWEQFVSIHAVTGGMFDEVPVSKIKDAQSALLTYLWKNSKDAMRELNKGDKPSDEQLKLIDEATKEIAKGFEE encoded by the coding sequence ATGAGCAAGATTGATGTGACAGAATTAGCCAAAAGCCTGCGGGAAAAAATCGCGCAGCTGGAGGCGACAGAAGGTTTAGAAGATACTGGCGTGGTTATTCGCGTTGGTGATGGCGTGGCTTGGGTGCATGGTCTAAGTAGCGCTGGCTATAGTGAAGTGCTGGAAATTGAAACTGACGGCGATACGGTTGAGGCGTTTGCCCTGAACTTGATGGAAGATGAAATTGGCGCGGTGATTCTTGGCGGTGAAGATAAAGTTAAGGCTGGTGCCAGCGTTCGCCGCAAAGGTTCGGTGCTAGACGTTCCTGTCGGCGAAGAATTATTAGGTCGAGTGGTCGATCCGCTAGGTCGACCTCTTGACGATGGTCCAGCGATTAAAACGAAGAAACGTGGTTTAATTGAGCGTCCTGCTATTGGTGTGATGGGCCGTAAGTCGGTTCACGAACCTCTGATGACTGGTATTATGTCGATTGACGCGATGTTCCCGATCGGTCGTGGTCAGCGTGAGCTTATCATTGGTGACCGCCAGACTGGTAAGACGGCAATTGCTATCGATACGATGATCAACCAGGCTCGTCAAAAAACTGGCGTGGTGAACGTTTATGTGGCGATTGGTCAGAAATTATCGAAGATCGCTCGATTGGTCGACCGACTGAAAGAAGAAGGTGTGATGGATCAAACGATCATCGTCGCAACCAGCCCGTCCGATGCTGCCTCCCTGCTTTATTTGGCGCCTTACGCTGGTACTGCCATGGGAGAATACTTCCGAGATAACGGCGGTCACGCATTGATGATTTATGACGATTTGACCAAGCATGCAGTGGCTTACCGACAGATGTCACTATTGTTGCGCCGTCCACCAGGACGTGAAGCTTATCCAGGTGATGTCTTCTATTTACATTCACGACTATTGGAGCGTTCGGCTAAATTGTCTGATGAACTTGGCGCGGGAAGTTTGACGGCTCTGCCAATTATTGAAACGCAGGCTGGCGACATTTCCGCTTACATTCCGACCAACGTGATTTCTATTACCGACGGTCAGATTTTCCTGGAAACCGACTTGTTCTATCAAGGCATTCGCCCAGCCATCTCAGCCGGTCTATCAGTTTCTCGTGTTGGTGGCGCAGCTCAGACGAAAGCCGTTAAATCTGTCGGCGGAAACTTGAAGCTTGGTCTTTCTCAGTTCCGCGAATTGGCGTCATTTGCTCAATTTGGCTCAGACCTTGACGACGCAACAAAGGCTCAAATTGACCGCGGTCAGCGACTCACTGAACTTCTGAAGCAGCCACAATATCAACCAATGAGCGTTTGGGAGCAATTTGTCAGTATTCACGCGGTGACTGGCGGTATGTTTGACGAAGTTCCAGTTTCTAAGATTAAGGATGCGCAGTCTGCCCTATTGACTTATCTCTGGAAAAACTCTAAAGATGCTATGCGTGAACTAAACAAGGGCGACAAGCCTTCGGATGAGCAATTGAAATTGATTGACGAAGCTACGAAAGAAATAGCGAAAGGATTTGAGGAGTAA
- the atpG gene encoding ATP synthase F1 subunit gamma, whose protein sequence is MPSTRALKNRIRSVDSTKQITKAMQLVAASKMRRAQEADKASAPYTMAAEELLSYLASQGATDNHPLFVRRKINKRLIIVVASDKGLAGAYNTNILKKYLELLKRDDERGIENLTLTIGRRASQFATRLKDTKIIGTYEDLPDQPSGLTFHTILNTAVNMFENGEVDAVTLVYTRFVNSMVQTAELDRLLPAGTKILVDPSEVSNTISDAKYEPSIPEVLDAVAYRLVGARLLQALLDARASEHSMRMMAMKNATDNASDLVDDLTLAMNKARQGAITQELAEISGGVEAMEQ, encoded by the coding sequence ATGCCGAGCACTCGCGCGCTGAAAAATCGCATTCGTTCGGTGGACTCGACTAAGCAGATCACCAAGGCTATGCAATTGGTGGCGGCTAGTAAAATGCGTCGGGCTCAAGAGGCAGATAAGGCTTCTGCGCCGTACACAATGGCGGCGGAAGAACTACTGTCTTATTTAGCGAGCCAAGGCGCAACTGACAACCACCCGCTGTTCGTTAGGCGAAAGATAAATAAGCGATTGATTATCGTGGTGGCTAGCGACAAAGGTTTGGCTGGCGCATATAATACCAATATTTTGAAGAAGTATTTGGAGCTATTGAAGCGTGATGACGAGCGCGGAATTGAGAACTTGACTTTGACGATTGGTCGGCGAGCTTCGCAATTCGCAACGCGTCTTAAAGATACGAAAATCATCGGTACGTATGAAGATTTGCCAGATCAGCCGTCTGGATTGACGTTCCATACGATTTTGAATACGGCAGTAAATATGTTTGAAAATGGCGAAGTTGACGCCGTTACGCTTGTCTATACGCGTTTTGTCAATAGTATGGTTCAGACTGCTGAATTGGACAGATTATTGCCAGCAGGAACGAAAATCTTGGTTGATCCGAGTGAAGTTTCTAACACGATTTCTGACGCCAAATACGAACCGAGCATTCCAGAAGTTTTGGATGCGGTGGCGTATCGTTTGGTTGGTGCGCGACTGCTGCAGGCATTGCTTGATGCTCGCGCCAGTGAGCATTCTATGCGTATGATGGCGATGAAGAATGCTACGGATAATGCCAGCGACTTGGTTGACGATTTGACGCTAGCTATGAATAAAGCTCGTCAAGGGGCGATTACTCAGGAACTTGCTGAAATTTCTGGTGGCGTGGAGGCGATGGAACAATGA
- the atpD gene encoding F0F1 ATP synthase subunit beta, whose amino-acid sequence MAKDLGKIIQIVGVVVDVEFPRDVELPAIYDALHVKNGNENLVLEVAQHLDEHTVRAIALSSTDGLSRGAEVVATGAPISVPVGAETQGRMFNVVGEAIDEKPQPKGKTAPIHRPAPELSEQSNKTEILETGIKVVDLIAPLAKGGKAGLFAGAGVGKTVLITELINNIAKFHSGNSVFAGVGERTREGNDLYYEMEEAGVLDKTSLVFGQMNEPPGARLRVALSGLAMAEAFRDEGKDVLLFIDNIYRYTQAGAEVSALLGRLPSAVGYQPNLQQEMGALQERITSTKKGSITSVQAVYVPADDLTDPAPATTFAHLDATIVMNRALTEIGIYPAVDVLDSSSNSLDPEIVGEEHYRVAREVQRILQQYKELQDIIAILGMEELSDDQKQIVARARRIQRFLAQPFHVAEKFTGNPGVYVKLEDTIRDASDILAGKYDDKPENWFYMVQGTLADQVARDAEAESAEAKKHSEKKAK is encoded by the coding sequence ATGGCAAAAGATTTAGGTAAAATTATTCAGATCGTTGGTGTGGTTGTTGACGTGGAATTCCCACGAGACGTTGAACTTCCAGCGATTTACGACGCGTTGCACGTTAAAAACGGCAATGAGAATTTGGTATTGGAGGTTGCTCAGCACTTGGACGAGCATACTGTTCGAGCAATTGCTCTGTCTTCGACGGATGGATTGAGTCGTGGTGCAGAAGTTGTTGCGACTGGCGCTCCAATTTCCGTTCCAGTCGGCGCAGAAACCCAAGGACGAATGTTTAATGTTGTCGGTGAGGCGATTGATGAAAAGCCGCAACCAAAGGGAAAAACCGCCCCAATTCACCGCCCTGCTCCAGAGCTTTCTGAGCAGTCAAATAAGACTGAAATCTTGGAAACTGGTATTAAGGTTGTTGACTTGATTGCGCCACTTGCTAAGGGTGGAAAAGCTGGCTTGTTTGCCGGTGCTGGTGTTGGTAAAACGGTTCTTATTACTGAGTTGATTAACAATATCGCTAAGTTCCACTCTGGAAACTCTGTTTTCGCTGGTGTTGGTGAGCGAACTCGTGAAGGTAACGACCTTTACTATGAAATGGAAGAAGCTGGTGTTTTGGACAAGACTTCGCTGGTCTTTGGGCAAATGAATGAGCCGCCTGGAGCACGTTTGCGAGTGGCGTTGTCAGGCTTGGCGATGGCTGAGGCTTTCCGCGATGAAGGTAAAGATGTCTTGCTATTTATCGACAATATTTATCGTTATACTCAGGCTGGTGCTGAGGTGTCGGCATTGCTCGGTCGTTTGCCAAGCGCGGTTGGTTATCAGCCAAACCTCCAACAGGAAATGGGTGCTTTGCAAGAGCGAATTACCTCAACGAAGAAGGGCTCGATTACCTCTGTTCAGGCTGTCTATGTGCCAGCTGACGACTTGACTGACCCAGCTCCTGCCACGACCTTTGCTCACCTTGACGCTACAATTGTGATGAACCGTGCATTGACGGAAATCGGTATTTATCCAGCGGTTGACGTTTTGGATTCCAGCTCAAACTCGCTTGACCCAGAAATTGTCGGCGAAGAGCATTACCGCGTAGCGCGCGAGGTTCAGCGAATTTTGCAGCAATACAAAGAGCTTCAGGACATCATCGCTATTCTTGGTATGGAAGAATTGTCGGACGATCAGAAACAGATTGTTGCCCGCGCTCGTCGTATTCAGAGATTCTTGGCACAGCCGTTCCATGTGGCTGAGAAATTTACCGGGAATCCAGGTGTTTACGTTAAATTGGAAGATACCATTCGCGACGCTTCCGACATTTTGGCTGGTAAATATGACGATAAGCCAGAAAACTGGTTCTATATGGTCCAGGGTACGCTGGCTGATCAAGTTGCTCGCGACGCTGAAGCTGAATCTGCCGAGGCTAAAAAACATTCTGAAAAGAAAGCTAAATAG
- the atpC gene encoding ATP synthase F1 subunit epsilon — MKLSLVTLVGTKVDEEVYSVSIPTTDGEISVFPSHEPLVTIARDGVITVRRHKEDSDNQLEYFAISGGVVKIDYSSVQILVDEADHGDDIIEAETQKALERAIKARDEAGDQVEREKAKQLIDRHMVRLKVADLHRRKRRR; from the coding sequence ATGAAATTGTCATTAGTCACACTTGTCGGTACTAAGGTTGACGAAGAAGTTTATTCGGTGTCAATTCCGACTACTGACGGCGAAATTTCCGTTTTCCCAAGCCATGAGCCGCTAGTGACGATTGCACGGGACGGCGTAATTACCGTGCGTCGACATAAAGAAGATTCCGATAATCAGTTGGAATATTTCGCAATCTCTGGTGGTGTGGTAAAAATTGACTATTCGTCGGTGCAAATTTTGGTTGATGAAGCTGATCACGGTGATGACATCATCGAGGCGGAAACTCAGAAGGCTCTGGAGCGTGCTATTAAGGCGCGTGATGAGGCTGGCGATCAAGTTGAGCGCGAGAAAGCCAAGCAGCTTATCGATCGTCATATGGTGCGCTTGAAGGTTGCTGATCTTCATAGACGTAAGCGACGACGCTAG
- a CDS encoding tRNA dihydrouridine synthase translates to MTSFWNNLPQPFFILAPMEAVTDVVFRHVVKQAGAPDIFFTEFANATGWVHAGDKAIAGRLVKTDDEQPLIAQIWGGEPGDMEAFAKHCAELGFNGIDINMGCPAKSAIKSGGAALIRQPDIAIAAIDAAKKSGLPVSVKTRLGYTYVDEWREWLTTILKQDIVNLTIHLRTKKEMSKVAAHYELIDEIVKLRDEIAPQTLLTINGDIRDREHGLEIARKHPGVNGIMIGRGVFSDPFCFRESKTDADNHKEELLALLNYHLDLFDSYQPTLGRPFETLKRFFKIYIRDFDGAKELREKLMHTTTTDEVRQLLEKV, encoded by the coding sequence ATGACATCATTTTGGAATAATTTACCGCAGCCATTTTTCATCTTGGCACCAATGGAAGCCGTCACCGACGTCGTGTTTCGCCATGTCGTGAAACAGGCTGGCGCGCCAGATATATTTTTCACCGAGTTCGCAAATGCTACCGGCTGGGTGCATGCTGGCGATAAGGCCATAGCTGGGCGACTAGTTAAAACCGACGATGAGCAGCCACTGATTGCGCAAATTTGGGGTGGCGAGCCAGGGGATATGGAAGCTTTCGCGAAGCACTGCGCGGAACTTGGTTTTAACGGAATTGATATCAATATGGGTTGTCCCGCCAAGTCTGCGATTAAAAGCGGCGGTGCGGCTCTGATCCGCCAACCTGACATAGCGATAGCTGCAATTGACGCCGCCAAAAAATCTGGATTGCCTGTTAGCGTAAAAACTCGGCTGGGATATACTTACGTCGATGAATGGCGAGAGTGGCTGACGACAATTCTCAAACAAGACATCGTGAACTTGACGATTCATCTGCGTACAAAAAAAGAGATGAGCAAAGTTGCGGCGCATTATGAATTGATTGACGAGATTGTTAAGTTGCGCGATGAAATTGCCCCGCAAACGCTCCTGACTATCAACGGCGACATTCGCGACCGAGAACATGGGCTGGAAATTGCCAGAAAACATCCTGGCGTGAATGGAATTATGATCGGGCGAGGTGTTTTCAGTGATCCGTTCTGCTTCCGCGAATCGAAAACTGACGCAGATAATCACAAGGAAGAACTGTTAGCGCTCCTTAATTATCACTTGGATTTGTTTGATTCTTATCAGCCGACTTTAGGGCGACCTTTTGAAACTCTAAAACGTTTTTTCAAGATTTATATTCGCGATTTTGACGGCGCAAAGGAACTTCGGGAGAAATTGATGCACACCACGACGACTGATGAAGTCCGCCAACTGCTTGAAAAAGTATAG